A section of the Deinococcus taeanensis genome encodes:
- a CDS encoding type 4a pilus biogenesis protein PilO, giving the protein MLTKLSPRNLFLVVLAACLITAALWYTMRFQTRQAEITALNSELETVRSRVTVMRSHAQALPALREEVTKLKVQQDEFLAALPPTANYYSILDEIRLNAAAAGAEMTSFSVGNATAPTTLPAGVRPIALNVNVSGRFAQLFQLLRSVETMSRFSNVNNVSLQLPQAVSRDPVLEGTLALTVYTFDPNQASSAAAGTTPQAPAAAPAAPAPTGGTQ; this is encoded by the coding sequence ATGTTAACTAAACTCTCGCCCCGCAACCTGTTCCTGGTGGTGCTGGCCGCCTGCCTGATCACTGCGGCGCTGTGGTACACCATGCGCTTCCAGACCCGGCAGGCAGAGATTACAGCTCTGAATTCGGAGCTGGAGACCGTACGGTCCCGCGTTACGGTGATGCGGTCTCACGCGCAGGCGCTGCCTGCCCTGCGTGAAGAGGTCACGAAGCTCAAGGTGCAGCAGGACGAATTTCTGGCCGCCCTGCCCCCCACTGCGAACTACTACAGCATCCTCGACGAGATTCGCCTGAATGCGGCGGCGGCCGGCGCGGAGATGACCTCCTTCAGTGTCGGGAACGCCACGGCGCCAACGACCCTGCCGGCCGGCGTGCGGCCCATCGCGCTGAACGTGAATGTGTCCGGCCGGTTCGCCCAGCTGTTCCAGCTGCTGCGGTCGGTGGAGACCATGAGCCGCTTTTCCAACGTGAACAACGTCAGTCTGCAGCTGCCCCAGGCGGTCAGCCGCGACCCGGTTCTGGAAGGGACCCTGGCGCTCACCGTGTACACCTTTGATCCGAATCAGGCCAGCAGCGCCGCGGCCGGCACGACCCCGCAGGCTCCAGCCGCGGCGCCTGCTGCGCCGGCCCCGACAGGAGGCACCCAGTGA
- a CDS encoding secretin N-terminal domain-containing protein yields the protein MTKRFASLLLTAALGMAAAQTPSLPAQTSVADPALSQASVTVEIGRYGGPLSSLLGALAKAAGYGLILDTNVDALPAAGGTTSVTDAQAAGAATSSAGTARPVIYSFQNKPFNEVWPLLMDVYGLSYDVISLAGQPVLRVSNTPIQRTVTLRNADATQAAQQVKLFFGTPTYSETPQKDAQGNTVGMTRALVDVKLDSATLRIVPDVRSNSVIVRGTNKEVAEVTRLLTQLDSTPGASTTATAATTTTESQTVQRVYAVRGAQADIVALLAAQYPGLKVTPVGQTGQLVVTGPQNQLDAALTLLGQVDRPAPAVAGAQITQRVFQLVNASAEEVKATLEGTLAREVTGSSPALANVPVNATDANGTAVTVTVPTTQTSAAQATTTAPAPASSAPGATIIADKRTNTLIVRGTAEQVAQIADLIPQLDLRVPQINVQVRIQEITDTAARSLGVNLKAGFGGFNVTTGSNGLGLSFDPTQSLVGFNLGATLNTLQNQGLSKSVYDGSITMQSGQRALGSSGPQNASGSAAANIKSGGRLEITIPSSAGNIQRQIDYGVNLDFFDPQVAPDGTVTLRVRGQVNALQTAVTASTLPNLLQFTNSEAQTTLTFKSGQTLLLSGLLSTKESTTNAGVPFLSSIPVVGALFGTQTTQKQQSQLLVVITGTVVR from the coding sequence ATGACTAAACGCTTTGCTTCTCTCCTGCTGACCGCCGCGCTGGGCATGGCCGCCGCGCAGACGCCTTCCCTGCCCGCCCAGACCAGCGTGGCTGACCCGGCTCTCTCTCAGGCCAGTGTCACTGTGGAAATCGGCCGGTACGGTGGACCGCTTTCCAGTCTGCTGGGCGCCCTGGCCAAAGCGGCCGGTTACGGGCTGATCCTGGATACGAACGTGGACGCTCTGCCTGCCGCGGGCGGCACCACGAGTGTCACCGACGCTCAGGCTGCAGGTGCGGCCACGTCGTCAGCGGGCACGGCACGCCCGGTGATCTACTCCTTCCAGAACAAACCTTTCAATGAAGTGTGGCCGCTGCTGATGGACGTGTACGGCCTGAGCTATGACGTGATCAGCCTCGCCGGGCAGCCGGTGCTGCGGGTCAGTAACACGCCCATCCAGCGGACCGTGACCCTGCGGAACGCGGACGCCACGCAGGCGGCGCAGCAGGTGAAGCTGTTCTTCGGGACGCCCACTTACAGCGAAACGCCCCAGAAGGACGCGCAGGGCAACACCGTCGGGATGACCCGCGCGCTGGTGGACGTGAAGCTCGACTCGGCCACGCTGCGCATCGTGCCGGATGTGCGCAGCAACTCGGTGATTGTCCGCGGCACGAACAAGGAAGTGGCTGAAGTGACCCGCCTGCTCACCCAGCTCGACAGCACGCCGGGTGCCAGCACCACGGCCACCGCCGCGACCACCACCACGGAATCGCAGACGGTGCAGCGCGTGTACGCCGTGCGGGGCGCACAGGCGGACATCGTGGCCCTGCTGGCCGCGCAGTACCCGGGTCTGAAGGTCACGCCCGTCGGGCAGACTGGTCAGCTGGTGGTCACCGGACCTCAGAACCAGCTGGACGCCGCCCTGACCCTGTTGGGCCAGGTGGACCGGCCCGCACCGGCGGTCGCGGGCGCTCAGATCACCCAGCGGGTCTTCCAGCTGGTGAATGCCAGCGCTGAGGAGGTCAAGGCCACGCTGGAGGGGACCCTGGCCCGTGAAGTGACTGGCAGCTCGCCGGCCCTGGCCAACGTGCCGGTGAATGCCACGGACGCCAACGGCACGGCGGTGACCGTTACCGTGCCCACGACCCAGACGTCGGCGGCGCAGGCAACGACGACCGCTCCGGCGCCCGCCTCTTCGGCGCCGGGGGCCACGATCATCGCGGACAAACGCACGAATACCCTGATCGTGCGCGGCACGGCCGAGCAGGTGGCGCAGATCGCCGATCTGATTCCGCAGTTGGATCTGCGCGTCCCGCAGATCAACGTGCAGGTCCGCATTCAGGAGATCACGGACACGGCGGCGCGCAGCCTGGGCGTGAACCTGAAAGCCGGGTTCGGTGGGTTCAATGTCACCACGGGCAGCAACGGCCTGGGGCTGTCGTTCGACCCGACGCAGAGCCTGGTGGGCTTCAACCTCGGCGCCACGCTGAACACCCTGCAGAACCAGGGCCTCAGCAAGAGCGTGTACGACGGCAGCATCACCATGCAGAGCGGCCAGCGGGCGCTGGGCAGCAGTGGGCCGCAGAATGCGTCGGGCAGCGCGGCAGCCAACATCAAGAGCGGGGGGCGCCTGGAGATCACGATTCCGTCCAGCGCCGGGAACATCCAGCGTCAGATTGACTACGGCGTGAACCTCGACTTCTTCGATCCTCAGGTGGCACCGGACGGCACCGTGACCCTGCGTGTACGCGGACAGGTGAACGCCCTTCAGACAGCGGTGACGGCCTCCACACTGCCCAATCTGCTGCAGTTCACGAACAGCGAGGCGCAGACCACGCTGACCTTCAAGAGCGGCCAGACGCTGCTGCTCAGCGGGCTGCTGTCGACGAAGGAATCCACCACGAATGCCGGGGTTCCGTTCCTGTCGAGCATTCCCGTCGTGGGCGCCTTGTTCGGAACGCAGACCACGCAGAAACAGCAGTCACAGCTGCTGGTCGTGATCACCGGCACGGTCGTCCGCTAG
- a CDS encoding histidine phosphatase family protein, with amino-acid sequence MTRTLHLIKHARPECQPGVPAHEWTLAAGALNDLPAVAAGLHPRPQIVVCSTEPKAHATAQGLATLLGVALRPMQGLHEQLRYTAPWRPDPAGFNEDDRRFFLYPDRVVTGEESARDALSRFTTAVNAVMDVNTQGSVALVAHGTVISLLVGALRGVDPSPLWRDLPLLGVQSVAWEPPGTGARTAP; translated from the coding sequence GTGACCCGAACGCTGCATCTGATCAAGCACGCCCGGCCGGAGTGTCAGCCGGGCGTACCCGCGCACGAGTGGACACTGGCCGCCGGGGCTCTGAACGACCTGCCCGCCGTTGCCGCAGGGCTCCACCCCCGTCCGCAGATCGTGGTGTGCTCCACCGAACCCAAGGCGCACGCCACCGCGCAGGGCCTGGCCACCCTGCTGGGCGTTGCGCTGCGCCCCATGCAGGGTCTTCACGAGCAGCTGCGCTACACCGCGCCCTGGCGTCCCGACCCGGCCGGGTTCAACGAGGACGACCGCCGGTTCTTCCTGTACCCGGACCGCGTCGTGACCGGTGAGGAAAGCGCCCGTGACGCCCTCAGCCGGTTCACGACGGCTGTCAACGCCGTGATGGACGTCAACACGCAGGGCAGCGTGGCGCTCGTGGCCCACGGTACGGTCATCAGTCTGCTTGTGGGGGCCCTGCGCGGCGTTGATCCCTCCCCGCTGTGGCGGGACCTGCCCCTGCTGGGCGTGCAGAGCGTGGCGTGGGAACCGCCGGGCACAGGGGCGCGTACTGCCCCGTAA
- the rplM gene encoding 50S ribosomal protein L13 — MKTYIPKNDEQNWVVVDATNVPLGRLATLIASRIRGKHRPDFTPNMIQGDFVVVLNAEKIALTGNKLDGKVYTRYTGYQGGLKTETAREALKKHPERVIEHAVFGMLPKGRQGRAMHSRLKVYAGETHPHAAQKPQTLEVK; from the coding sequence GTGAAAACCTACATCCCCAAGAATGACGAGCAGAACTGGGTCGTCGTGGACGCCACGAACGTGCCCCTGGGTCGCCTCGCGACGCTGATCGCCAGCCGCATCCGCGGCAAGCACCGCCCTGACTTCACCCCGAACATGATTCAGGGTGACTTCGTGGTGGTCCTGAACGCCGAGAAGATCGCCCTGACCGGCAACAAGCTCGACGGCAAGGTCTACACCCGCTACACCGGCTACCAGGGTGGCCTGAAGACCGAAACCGCCCGCGAGGCGCTGAAGAAGCACCCCGAGCGCGTTATTGAGCACGCCGTGTTCGGCATGCTGCCCAAGGGCCGTCAGGGCCGTGCCATGCACAGCCGCCTGAAGGTGTACGCCGGCGAGACGCACCCCCACGCCGCTCAGAAACCCCAGACGCTCGAGGTCAAATAA
- a CDS encoding antibiotic biosynthesis monooxygenase, which yields MTHPNPSMTVPSPSTSAPEGVTLVITERVRPSRVEAYEAWARRLHALLAAQPGFLGVHVLRDPAGPLPEYITLLRFTSHAALDAWRLNPAYQDALAQLNQFTASEVEYREAQGLEAWFDRPARLPAPPLWKNMVVGVVGVYPLIMLFATLLRPVTADWPGWAATLATATLSTVFLNWPVLPWLSRLLRPWLYPAPRRG from the coding sequence GTGACCCATCCGAATCCGTCCATGACCGTGCCGTCCCCCTCCACCAGCGCGCCGGAAGGTGTGACCCTGGTGATCACCGAACGCGTGCGACCTTCACGCGTGGAGGCGTACGAGGCGTGGGCGCGGCGCCTCCACGCCCTGCTGGCCGCGCAGCCCGGCTTCCTCGGCGTGCACGTCCTGCGTGACCCGGCCGGGCCGCTGCCGGAGTACATCACGCTGCTGCGGTTCACTTCACACGCGGCGCTGGACGCCTGGCGGCTGAACCCGGCGTACCAGGACGCGCTGGCGCAGCTGAATCAGTTCACGGCGTCAGAGGTGGAATACCGCGAGGCGCAGGGGCTGGAGGCGTGGTTCGACCGGCCGGCCCGGCTGCCCGCCCCGCCGCTGTGGAAGAACATGGTGGTGGGTGTGGTGGGCGTGTACCCCCTGATCATGCTGTTCGCCACGCTGCTGCGGCCTGTGACGGCCGATTGGCCCGGCTGGGCGGCGACGCTCGCCACGGCCACCCTCTCGACCGTGTTTCTGAACTGGCCGGTTCTGCCGTGGCTGTCACGACTGCTGCGGCCCTGGCTGTACCCGGCCCCTCGCCGCGGCTGA
- the aroB gene encoding 3-dehydroquinate synthase: protein MRRIEVGGAAPYGVEVGAGVLDGARPSERQVALIHPVDLPAALVARVQSVLSPVLTVPVPARDDCKTLAVFSDVLSRLAQVNLPRDGAVVGLGGGAATDLAGFVAASYLRGVAFYTMPTTLLGMVDAAVGGKTGVNLPEGKNLVGAFWPPRAVWCDTTTLTTLPEAVFREGAAEAFKHGLISDPSLLDRVTAPGFRPGGPGLEDTLADAIAVKAGVVTRDLTEQGERAFLNFGHTLAHALEAVTDHAVPHGEAVAYGMHYAARLSRALGGADLTRRTRAFLVWQRPAPLPAVTFEEARTFMARDKKADADGVRFVLLRDLAQPYLTRVPEAQLRAVFQAWQADLRELNLLA, encoded by the coding sequence GTGCGTCGGATTGAGGTGGGGGGCGCCGCACCGTATGGGGTTGAGGTCGGTGCGGGGGTCCTGGACGGGGCCCGTCCGTCCGAACGGCAGGTCGCGCTGATTCACCCGGTGGACCTTCCCGCGGCCCTGGTGGCGCGGGTTCAGTCGGTGCTGAGCCCGGTGCTGACCGTGCCGGTCCCGGCGCGGGATGACTGCAAGACGCTGGCTGTGTTCTCGGACGTGCTGTCGCGGCTGGCCCAGGTGAACCTGCCGCGTGACGGCGCAGTGGTGGGGCTGGGGGGCGGCGCCGCCACGGACCTGGCCGGCTTCGTGGCGGCCAGTTATCTGCGGGGCGTGGCGTTCTACACCATGCCGACGACGCTGCTCGGCATGGTGGACGCGGCGGTGGGGGGCAAGACCGGCGTGAACCTGCCGGAAGGCAAGAATCTGGTGGGGGCGTTCTGGCCGCCGCGCGCGGTGTGGTGTGACACGACCACCCTTACCACGCTGCCTGAGGCGGTGTTCCGGGAGGGGGCCGCCGAGGCGTTCAAGCACGGGCTGATCAGCGATCCCAGCCTGCTTGACCGGGTGACAGCGCCCGGGTTCCGGCCGGGCGGCCCGGGGCTGGAGGACACGCTGGCCGACGCTATCGCTGTGAAGGCGGGCGTGGTGACGCGGGACCTGACTGAGCAGGGCGAGCGGGCCTTCCTGAATTTCGGTCACACCCTGGCGCATGCCCTGGAGGCCGTGACCGACCACGCGGTCCCCCACGGAGAGGCAGTGGCGTACGGAATGCACTACGCCGCGCGGCTGTCCCGGGCACTGGGAGGCGCGGACCTGACGCGGCGTACCCGCGCGTTCCTGGTGTGGCAGCGGCCGGCGCCGCTGCCGGCCGTGACCTTTGAGGAGGCGAGGACGTTCATGGCGCGTGACAAGAAGGCCGACGCGGACGGCGTGCGGTTCGTGCTGCTGCGTGACCTGGCCCAGCCGTACCTGACCCGTGTTCCTGAGGCGCAACTGCGCGCCGTGTTCCAGGCCTGGCAGGCTGACCTGCGGGAGCTGAACCTGCTGGCGTAG
- a CDS encoding NfeD family protein: MDWLPTLDRIQAWHWWVLGALLLILEVAAPGIFFVWLALSAFTMGLLVFVLPLPVAVQVLLFALLSVAAVLLGRRYITRLLPDSPEAGRVNRGSSRLVGQTVTVVTPIVNGMGRVRVGDSEWRATGPDTPQGARVVVVAAEGPTLHVREVKGTWT, from the coding sequence ATGGACTGGCTGCCCACCCTGGACCGCATTCAAGCCTGGCACTGGTGGGTGCTGGGCGCCCTGCTCCTGATCCTGGAAGTTGCTGCGCCCGGCATCTTCTTCGTGTGGCTCGCGCTGTCAGCCTTCACGATGGGGCTCCTGGTCTTCGTGCTGCCCCTGCCGGTCGCCGTGCAGGTGCTGCTGTTCGCGCTGCTCAGCGTCGCTGCGGTCCTCCTGGGCCGGCGGTACATCACCCGCCTGCTGCCCGACTCGCCCGAAGCGGGCCGGGTCAACCGGGGCTCCAGCCGGCTGGTGGGGCAGACCGTGACGGTCGTAACGCCCATCGTGAACGGCATGGGCCGCGTGCGCGTGGGTGACAGCGAGTGGCGCGCCACCGGCCCCGACACCCCGCAGGGCGCGCGGGTGGTGGTGGTGGCCGCCGAAGGGCCCACCCTGCACGTGCGCGAGGTCAAAGGCACCTGGACCTGA
- a CDS encoding SPFH domain-containing protein → MGFTVFVGVLLLLVIVTLFSGVKSVPQGSEWTQERFGRFQRTLKPGLNIIVPYIDRIGRRVNMMEQVLDVPSQEVITKDNALVTVDGVVFYQVLDAAKASYEVSNLQQATLNLTMTNIRTVMGSMDLDELLSNRDQINARLLLVVDEATEPWGVKVTRIEVKDIKPPADLVASMARQMKAEREKRANILDAEGFRQAAILKAEGEKQAEILSAEGRRQAAFLESEARERQAQAEAEATRLVSEAIAAGNVQAINYFVAQRYVDALKDLASAPNQKTLILPLEATSILGSLSGVAEIAREAFGPRRG, encoded by the coding sequence ATGGGATTCACTGTTTTCGTGGGTGTGCTGCTGCTGCTGGTGATCGTCACGTTGTTCTCCGGCGTCAAGAGTGTGCCGCAGGGCTCCGAGTGGACGCAGGAACGGTTCGGCCGGTTTCAACGGACCCTCAAGCCCGGCCTGAACATCATCGTGCCGTACATCGACCGCATCGGCCGCCGCGTGAACATGATGGAGCAGGTGCTGGACGTGCCCAGTCAGGAGGTCATCACCAAGGACAACGCGCTTGTCACCGTGGACGGCGTGGTGTTCTACCAGGTTCTGGACGCTGCCAAGGCCAGCTACGAGGTCAGCAACCTGCAGCAGGCCACCCTGAACCTCACCATGACGAACATCCGCACGGTCATGGGAAGCATGGACCTGGACGAACTGCTCAGCAACCGCGACCAGATCAACGCCAGGCTCCTGCTTGTCGTGGATGAGGCAACCGAGCCGTGGGGCGTCAAGGTCACCCGCATTGAGGTCAAGGATATCAAACCACCCGCCGATCTGGTGGCCAGCATGGCCCGCCAGATGAAGGCCGAACGCGAGAAGCGCGCCAACATCCTCGACGCCGAAGGGTTCCGGCAGGCCGCGATCCTCAAGGCCGAAGGGGAGAAGCAGGCGGAAATCCTGTCCGCCGAGGGCCGCCGCCAGGCCGCGTTCCTGGAATCCGAAGCCCGCGAGCGGCAGGCGCAGGCCGAAGCCGAAGCCACCCGGCTGGTCAGTGAGGCCATCGCTGCAGGGAACGTGCAGGCCATCAACTACTTCGTCGCGCAGCGTTACGTGGACGCCCTGAAGGACCTGGCCAGCGCCCCCAACCAGAAGACCCTGATTCTGCCGCTTGAAGCCACCAGTATTCTCGGCAGCCTGAGCGGCGTGGCTGAAATTGCCCGTGAGGCCTTCGGCCCGCGGCGCGGGTAG
- a CDS encoding shikimate kinase, protein MTVFRAGLEPGLQGHLRDVPEDGIGGRVTPRLEDSRTLSPMFSSGLIERPVSWVALAGFMGTGKSRIGWELSRALALHFVDTDKLITRVVGKSIPEVFAQEGEGYFRACEQEVVHRVTRLEHAVISLGGGTFIQEENRRTLLERGPVVVLWATPETIYQRTKHSDRPLLRVEDPLSKIRTLMDERAPVYRQGTIHVHSDGRPSEEIVEEIIERLWTWADAQHAWAGGGTDLEGADSVALEYRASD, encoded by the coding sequence CTGACTGTGTTCCGCGCCGGCCTGGAGCCGGGGCTTCAGGGGCATCTGCGCGACGTTCCTGAAGATGGGATCGGGGGACGCGTCACGCCGCGTCTGGAGGATTCCCGTACACTGTCCCCCATGTTCAGTTCCGGCCTCATTGAGCGCCCTGTGTCGTGGGTGGCGCTGGCCGGCTTCATGGGAACGGGCAAAAGCCGCATCGGGTGGGAGCTGTCACGGGCCCTGGCGCTGCACTTCGTGGACACCGACAAGCTGATCACGCGGGTGGTGGGCAAGAGCATCCCTGAGGTGTTCGCGCAGGAGGGTGAGGGGTACTTCCGGGCGTGCGAACAGGAGGTCGTGCACCGCGTGACGCGGCTGGAGCACGCGGTCATCAGTCTGGGCGGCGGCACCTTCATTCAGGAGGAGAACCGGCGCACGCTGCTGGAGCGCGGCCCGGTGGTGGTGTTGTGGGCCACGCCGGAAACGATCTACCAGCGGACGAAACACAGTGACCGGCCTCTGCTGCGCGTGGAGGATCCGCTGTCGAAGATCCGCACGCTGATGGATGAGCGCGCCCCGGTGTACCGGCAGGGCACCATTCACGTGCACAGCGACGGGCGGCCCAGCGAGGAGATCGTGGAGGAGATCATCGAGCGGCTGTGGACGTGGGCGGATGCCCAGCACGCCTGGGCTGGCGGCGGAACGGACCTTGAAGGTGCAGACAGTGTCGCCCTGGAGTACCGTGCGTCGGATTGA
- the aroQ gene encoding type II 3-dehydroquinate dehydratase — protein MLLVLNGPNLNRLGLREPGVYGSQTLEDLERQCEAWGAELGESVTCRQSNYEGQLVEWVQDAEEHGFTGIVLNPGALTHYSYALRDAIAGQRVPVVEVHISNVDAREEFRHRSVTAAVCRGKISGLGFLGYRLGMEALVESRT, from the coding sequence ATGCTGCTCGTGTTGAATGGCCCGAACCTGAACCGCCTCGGCCTGCGGGAACCTGGTGTGTACGGCTCTCAGACGCTGGAGGACCTGGAGCGCCAGTGTGAGGCGTGGGGCGCGGAGCTGGGTGAGTCGGTCACGTGCCGGCAGAGCAACTACGAGGGGCAGCTGGTGGAGTGGGTGCAGGACGCCGAGGAGCACGGCTTTACAGGCATCGTCCTGAATCCTGGGGCGCTGACCCATTACAGTTATGCGCTGCGGGACGCCATCGCAGGGCAGCGGGTGCCGGTGGTGGAGGTGCACATCAGTAATGTGGACGCCCGCGAGGAGTTCCGGCACCGGAGTGTGACGGCTGCCGTGTGCCGCGGCAAGATCAGCGGTCTGGGCTTTCTGGGGTACCGCCTCGGCATGGAAGCGCTGGTGGAATCGCGCACGTGA
- the rpsI gene encoding 30S ribosomal protein S9 codes for MAIQQPEQFYGTGRRKSAVARVFLRPGEGKIIVNGKEFQTYFRGLLRAVHALQAFRETGTAGRYDAVITVTGGGPTGQADAIKLGIARALLKVNPDFRTQLKPKGLLTRDPREVERKKYGLKKARRAPQFSKR; via the coding sequence ATGGCGATTCAGCAACCCGAACAGTTCTACGGCACCGGCCGCCGCAAGAGCGCCGTTGCCCGTGTGTTCCTCCGCCCTGGCGAAGGCAAGATCATCGTGAACGGCAAAGAGTTCCAGACCTACTTCCGTGGTCTGCTGCGCGCCGTGCACGCCCTGCAGGCGTTCCGTGAGACCGGCACTGCCGGCCGTTACGACGCCGTGATCACCGTGACCGGCGGCGGCCCCACCGGGCAGGCCGACGCGATCAAGCTGGGCATCGCCCGCGCGCTGCTGAAGGTCAACCCTGACTTCCGCACCCAGCTGAAGCCCAAGGGCCTGCTGACCCGCGACCCCCGCGAAGTCGAGCGCAAGAAGTACGGCCTCAAGAAGGCCCGCCGCGCCCCCCAGTTCAGCAAACGCTGA
- the aroC gene encoding chorismate synthase → MRYLTAGESHGPQLTAIIEGLPSQLPLGKEDIDPWLRKRQGGYGRGRRMIIETDEADILSGVRAGRTTGAPVTLAIANRDHRNWTEIMSPEPGGEPRKKALTDARPGHADLTGGVKYRHKDLRDVLERASARETAARVAVGSVALKLLAELGVEGANYVSSLAGIETRVPFAWEALDAIENSDLRTPDEDAAALMRERIDQAKRDGDTLGGILEVRFRGLPVGLGSFVHYDRKLDGRIAQAALSVQAMKGVEIGRAFENAVKPGSSVHDPVYYRDGTYARDTNGAGGLEAGMTNGEELIVRVAMKPIATLMKPLPTVNVVTHAASDAARERSDTTAVPAAGVILQCVIGWVLAEAMLEKFGGDTLPELQERVVAARAYAQSY, encoded by the coding sequence ATGAGGTACCTGACCGCTGGTGAATCGCACGGGCCGCAACTGACGGCCATCATTGAGGGCCTCCCCTCCCAGCTGCCGTTGGGCAAGGAAGATATTGATCCGTGGCTCCGGAAACGTCAGGGCGGGTATGGCCGGGGTCGGCGCATGATCATCGAGACCGATGAGGCGGACATCCTCAGCGGCGTGCGGGCCGGCCGGACGACGGGGGCGCCTGTGACGCTGGCCATCGCGAACCGGGACCACCGGAACTGGACGGAGATCATGTCCCCGGAGCCGGGCGGGGAGCCGCGGAAGAAGGCGCTGACGGACGCGCGCCCTGGGCACGCGGACCTGACAGGGGGCGTCAAGTACCGGCACAAGGACCTGCGGGACGTGCTGGAGCGCGCCTCGGCACGGGAAACTGCGGCGCGGGTGGCGGTGGGCAGCGTCGCGCTGAAGCTGCTGGCCGAGCTGGGCGTGGAGGGCGCAAATTACGTGTCGAGCCTTGCGGGGATCGAGACGCGCGTGCCGTTCGCGTGGGAGGCGCTGGACGCCATCGAGAACAGTGACCTGCGAACGCCGGATGAGGACGCGGCCGCCCTGATGCGCGAGCGGATTGATCAGGCGAAGAGGGACGGGGATACGCTGGGCGGCATTCTGGAGGTGCGCTTCCGGGGGCTGCCGGTGGGGCTGGGCAGTTTTGTGCATTACGACCGGAAGCTCGACGGGCGGATTGCGCAGGCGGCCCTAAGTGTTCAGGCGATGAAGGGCGTGGAGATCGGCCGGGCGTTCGAGAATGCGGTGAAGCCAGGGAGCAGCGTGCATGACCCGGTGTACTACCGGGACGGAACGTACGCGCGCGACACGAACGGCGCGGGCGGCCTGGAAGCCGGCATGACGAACGGTGAGGAACTGATCGTGCGCGTCGCGATGAAGCCGATCGCGACGCTGATGAAGCCGTTGCCGACCGTTAACGTGGTGACGCACGCGGCGTCCGACGCCGCCCGGGAACGCAGTGACACGACGGCCGTGCCGGCGGCCGGGGTGATTCTGCAGTGCGTGATCGGGTGGGTGCTGGCCGAGGCGATGCTGGAGAAGTTCGGTGGGGACACGCTGCCGGAGTTGCAGGAGCGCGTGGTGGCCGCGCGGGCGTACGCGCAGAGCTACTGA